In the genome of Aptenodytes patagonicus chromosome 18, bAptPat1.pri.cur, whole genome shotgun sequence, one region contains:
- the GPR21 gene encoding putative G-protein coupled receptor 21 gives MNSSLVGNQSGRPFCLLAISYLETINFCLLEVVIIVFLMVLIISGNIIVIFVFHCAPLLNHHTTSYFIQTMAYADLLVGVSCLVPSLSLLHYPIVLSESLVCQIFGYVVSVLKSVSMASLACISIDRYIAITKPLTYNTLVTPWRLRICILIIWLYSCLVFLPSFRWGKPGYHGDVFQWCANSWNTDPYFTLFIVVMLYAPAAFIVCFTYFNIFRICQQHTKEINERRVRFSSQDGEAGEAQPCPDKRYAMVLFRITSVFYILWLPYIIYFLLESSNVYSNRIASFLTTWLAISNSFCNCVIYSLSNSVFQKGLKRLSGAICASCARQRVAKDSSTSRSKRSSNGCHV, from the coding sequence ATGAACTCCTCTTTGGTTGGCAACCAGAGTGGCCGGCCGTTCTGTCTCCTGGCCATTAGCTATTTGGAGACCATCAATTTTTGCCTCCTGGAAGTGGTTATTATTGTGTTCCTCATGGTGCTGATTATTTCAGGCAACATTATTGTGATATTTGtctttcactgtgcacctctgctGAACCACCACACCACCAGCTACTTCATCCAGACTATGGCGTATGCTGACCTCCTGGTGGGCGTGAGCTGTCTGGTGCCTTCTTTGTCTCTGCTGCACTATCCTATTGTTTTAAGTGAGTCCTTGGTTTGCCAAATTTTTGGTTATGTGGTATCAGTGCTGAAGAGCGTCTCCATGGCCTCTTTGGCATGCATTAGTATTGACAGATACATTGCCATCACAAAGCCGCTGACCTACAACACGCTGGTTACCCCATGGAGACTTCGAATCTGCATACTGATCATTTGGCTGTACTCCTGCCTCGTCTTCTTACCGTCCTTTCGCTGGGGAAAGCCTGGATATCACGGGGATGTGTTTCAGTGGTGTGCCAATTCCTGGAACACCGATCCCTATTTTACCCTCTTCATTGTGGTGATGCTCTATGCCCCGGCTGCTTTCATCGTCTGCTTCACTTACTTCAACATCTTCCGCATCTGCCAGCAGCACACCAAGGAGATCAACGAGAGGCGAGTGCGCTTCAGCTCTCAGgatggggaggctggggaggcacaGCCCTGCCCGGACAAGCGCTATGCCATGGTTCTTTTCCGCATCACCAGTGTCTTCTACATCCTCTGGTTGCCCTACATAATCTATTTTCTGCTGGAGAGCTCCAATGTCTATAGTAACCGCATTGCATCCTTCTTGACCACTTGGCTTGCAATTAGCAACAGTTTCTGCAACTGTGTCATTTACAGTCTCTCCAACAGTGTCTTTCAGAAGGGGCTTAAGCGTCTCTCGGGGGCTATTTGTGCCTCTTGCGCTAGACAGAGGGTAGCTAAGGACTCCTCTACCTCTAGGAGCAAAAGATCTTCCAATGGATGTCATGTCTAA